The following proteins come from a genomic window of Fontisubflavum oceani:
- a CDS encoding transglycosylase domain-containing protein yields the protein MSRSGSGGRPPRKSQRGLVADRRTQSTTKRTRTQSSAKPKRNARRQTRSRTRRPGILGWFGALFRFVLRLIFGIVWRVTAVVALIILGASAYYYTLLPDVGEVVDARARGSVTMLDRDGNVFAWRGEQFGGMIDPNTVSPHLTNAVIATEDRRFYRHLGVSPRGIASAIRINMREGRGPLEGHGGSTITQQVAKLMCLGVAYDPSEWESEAEYETDCRRTTLWRKITEVPFALAMEFRYTKDEILAIYFNRAYLGAGARGFEAASQRYFGHSSADLAPQEAAMLAGLLVAPSYYAPTRNLERAQRRANLVMNLMEEQGYLTSAEADQARANPATLSAAARQETGGFFADWIMGAGPGFLTNDTTEDVIIRTTFDPAMQDAAEAALVDVFENQVREGSTAQAAIVVMSADGAVRAMVGGRETQVAGQFNRAVQAMRQTGSSFKPFVYAAALDLGWRFDDLIYDGPLTIDVPGSGPWSPENYSREFYGEVTLTDALRASLNTAAVRLSETVGREATVAVAEGFGIESDLALGPAIALGASEASLIEMTGAYAGILNGGSAVAPYGLTELRFLGDDTPLIGQEGGIQERVISEGAARQLTYMMAQAVASGTGQRAQLPGRPVAGKTGTTNSARDAWFIGFTADYVAGVWMGYDDNTPLSGVTGGGLPAELWRQTMERIHTDIPPRPLPMIDPVAEARPVPQPQAQQQAPRAQGRQPDLAEQILMEVLGGILGQNN from the coding sequence ATGAGCCGATCAGGAAGTGGAGGTCGTCCGCCCCGCAAAAGCCAACGTGGGCTTGTGGCAGACCGCCGGACACAGAGCACAACCAAACGCACAAGAACGCAGTCATCGGCGAAACCCAAACGCAATGCCCGCCGCCAGACGCGGTCGCGCACCCGCAGGCCCGGGATTTTGGGCTGGTTCGGGGCGCTGTTCCGGTTTGTGTTGCGCCTGATCTTCGGGATTGTTTGGCGCGTTACCGCTGTGGTCGCCCTGATCATTCTGGGCGCCTCGGCCTACTATTATACACTTCTGCCCGATGTGGGTGAGGTGGTCGATGCCCGCGCGCGGGGTTCGGTCACGATGCTGGACCGCGACGGCAATGTCTTTGCTTGGCGCGGTGAGCAGTTTGGCGGGATGATCGACCCCAATACGGTGAGCCCGCATCTGACCAATGCCGTGATTGCCACCGAAGACCGGCGTTTCTATCGCCATTTGGGTGTCAGCCCACGTGGCATCGCGAGCGCCATTCGGATCAATATGCGCGAGGGTCGCGGACCCTTGGAAGGCCATGGCGGATCGACGATCACGCAACAGGTGGCCAAGCTCATGTGTCTCGGCGTGGCGTATGACCCGTCGGAATGGGAGAGTGAGGCGGAGTACGAGACCGACTGTCGCCGGACGACACTATGGCGCAAGATCACAGAAGTGCCCTTCGCGCTGGCGATGGAGTTCCGCTACACCAAGGATGAAATCCTGGCGATCTATTTCAACCGGGCCTATCTGGGCGCCGGTGCGCGGGGCTTCGAAGCGGCGTCACAGCGCTATTTCGGCCATTCCAGCGCCGATCTAGCACCTCAGGAAGCCGCGATGCTGGCCGGGCTGCTGGTGGCGCCGTCCTATTACGCGCCGACACGCAATCTGGAGCGAGCGCAACGCCGGGCCAATCTGGTTATGAACCTGATGGAAGAGCAGGGGTATCTGACCTCTGCCGAAGCGGATCAGGCGCGCGCCAACCCGGCCACGCTGTCGGCTGCGGCGCGGCAGGAAACCGGCGGGTTCTTCGCCGATTGGATCATGGGGGCCGGGCCGGGCTTCCTGACCAATGACACAACCGAAGATGTGATCATCCGCACCACCTTCGATCCGGCAATGCAGGACGCCGCGGAGGCGGCACTGGTCGACGTCTTCGAAAACCAGGTGCGAGAGGGCTCCACCGCGCAAGCCGCGATTGTGGTGATGTCGGCCGATGGCGCGGTACGTGCCATGGTTGGTGGCCGCGAAACCCAGGTTGCCGGCCAGTTCAACCGCGCGGTGCAAGCGATGCGGCAGACCGGCAGTTCGTTCAAACCGTTTGTCTATGCGGCGGCGCTGGATCTGGGCTGGCGATTTGATGATCTGATTTATGACGGACCGTTGACGATTGACGTGCCCGGATCGGGTCCTTGGAGCCCAGAAAACTATTCCCGCGAGTTTTATGGTGAGGTGACTTTGACCGACGCATTGCGCGCCTCGCTGAACACGGCGGCGGTGCGTTTGTCTGAGACGGTCGGGCGCGAGGCGACGGTCGCCGTTGCCGAGGGGTTCGGCATTGAGAGTGACCTGGCGCTTGGCCCGGCGATTGCTTTGGGCGCGTCGGAGGCCAGCCTGATCGAAATGACCGGGGCCTATGCCGGGATTTTGAACGGCGGATCCGCCGTGGCGCCCTATGGGCTGACCGAACTCAGGTTCCTTGGCGATGACACGCCGCTCATTGGACAAGAGGGCGGTATCCAGGAGCGGGTGATCTCGGAAGGTGCGGCGCGGCAACTGACCTATATGATGGCGCAAGCCGTGGCCAGCGGTACGGGGCAGCGGGCGCAACTGCCTGGTCGGCCCGTGGCGGGAAAAACCGGCACGACCAATTCGGCCCGAGATGCGTGGTTTATCGGTTTTACCGCCGATTATGTGGCCGGTGTCTGGATGGGGTACGATGACAACACGCCACTATCCGGTGTGACTGGCGGGGGTTTGCCGGCTGAGCTTTGGCGGCAGACGATGGAGCGCATCCACACGGATATTCCACCACGGCCCTTGCCGATGATCGACCCGGTGGCTGAAGCCCGCCCCGTGCCACAGCCGCAAGCGCAACAGCAGGCGCCTCGTGCGCAAGGGCGTCAACCGGATTTGGCCGAGCAGATTTTGATGGAGGTCCTGGGCGGGATTTTGGGCCAGAACAACTAG
- a CDS encoding MlaC/ttg2D family ABC transporter substrate-binding protein — protein MKMSRRQFGVAGFSAGLAAITAPHMALALNTVEARALVDRLVAEIFQVINSGQSEAAMLREFERILARYADVPIIAQSVLGPPARSASRAQMRAFTEAFQGYIARKYGRRFREFIGGQVVVTDGRQVNRYFEIISTVRLRNESPFELRWLVSDRSGQDRFFNLIIEGVNLMTTERAEVGGMLDRRGGDLDALIAHLRTVG, from the coding sequence ATGAAGATGAGCCGGCGCCAATTTGGTGTCGCCGGTTTCAGCGCCGGATTGGCCGCTATCACCGCGCCGCATATGGCACTCGCACTCAATACGGTGGAGGCGCGCGCGCTTGTCGACCGTCTCGTCGCCGAGATATTCCAGGTGATCAATTCCGGCCAGTCTGAAGCTGCCATGCTCCGCGAGTTTGAGCGGATTCTGGCCCGGTATGCCGACGTGCCGATCATCGCTCAGTCGGTCTTGGGACCACCCGCTCGGAGCGCATCACGGGCCCAGATGCGGGCCTTCACCGAAGCCTTCCAGGGCTATATCGCGCGCAAATATGGCCGCCGTTTCCGTGAATTCATCGGCGGGCAAGTTGTGGTGACCGATGGCCGCCAGGTGAACCGTTATTTCGAGATCATCTCGACAGTGCGACTCCGCAATGAAAGCCCGTTCGAGCTGCGCTGGCTGGTTTCGGACCGCTCGGGCCAGGACCGGTTCTTCAACCTGATCATCGAGGGCGTGAACTTGATGACCACAGAACGCGCCGAGGTTGGCGGCATGCTCGACCGGCGCGGCGGCGATCTGGATGCGCTCATCGCGCATCTGCGCACCGTCGGCTAA